From the Candidatus Methylomirabilota bacterium genome, one window contains:
- a CDS encoding MFS transporter, which yields MTSIRWQTLRSRWALLRLSGTFWLFVAVSHLFTFGIYVFVLLYNLYLLDRGFKEDFLGFITSAWTLGNVAGTLVAVGVSRRLGLKRTLLACFAGMAVVSAMRALVVGKAALLGSAFLGGITFALWVISLPVTLSQLTSVELRTVGFSAYLASGIGMGMFADAVGGWLPGWLGPVIGTTTPVKTKQAALLVGCAISAVAIWPALHLPLAPIDRLAKTSYPRGPFILRFLFALALLNLGTGAFNPFANAYFAQYLKMPVHEIGLVFSAGQLAQVGAILLAPVIVRRLGQVRGIMVIEIFTGLSLAFLAAGPVGLVAAMGYAGYLAFQWMDEPVMESLLMTQVAPAQRSGAAALMYMVIFCANAMAAPLAGTALTGYGYPLVMATAAACLVLGGLAFGLLLRRYEPGSR from the coding sequence ATGACGTCCATCCGCTGGCAGACTCTCCGATCCCGCTGGGCGCTCCTCCGCCTGTCGGGCACCTTCTGGCTGTTCGTGGCCGTGTCGCACCTGTTCACGTTCGGCATCTACGTCTTCGTCCTGCTCTACAACCTCTACCTGCTGGACCGCGGGTTCAAGGAAGACTTCCTCGGGTTCATCACCAGCGCGTGGACGCTCGGCAACGTCGCCGGGACGCTGGTGGCCGTCGGCGTCAGCCGCCGTCTCGGCCTCAAGCGGACGCTCCTGGCGTGCTTCGCCGGCATGGCGGTGGTGTCGGCGATGCGCGCCCTGGTCGTCGGAAAGGCGGCGCTGCTCGGCTCCGCCTTCCTGGGGGGCATCACCTTCGCCCTGTGGGTCATCTCCCTTCCGGTGACCCTGTCCCAGCTGACCTCCGTGGAGCTCCGGACGGTAGGCTTCAGCGCCTACCTGGCGTCGGGCATCGGAATGGGGATGTTCGCCGACGCGGTGGGTGGGTGGCTGCCGGGCTGGCTCGGGCCGGTGATCGGCACCACCACGCCGGTGAAGACCAAGCAGGCCGCGCTGCTGGTCGGCTGCGCGATCTCCGCGGTCGCCATCTGGCCGGCCCTCCACCTGCCTCTCGCCCCGATCGACCGGCTGGCCAAGACCTCCTACCCGCGGGGCCCGTTCATCCTGCGCTTCCTCTTCGCGCTGGCCCTCCTCAACCTCGGGACGGGAGCGTTCAATCCGTTCGCCAACGCCTACTTCGCGCAATACCTGAAGATGCCGGTCCACGAGATCGGGCTCGTCTTCTCGGCCGGCCAGCTGGCCCAGGTAGGCGCCATTCTCCTCGCCCCCGTCATCGTGCGACGGCTCGGTCAGGTGCGAGGGATCATGGTCATCGAGATCTTCACGGGGCTCTCGCTGGCGTTCCTGGCGGCGGGGCCGGTCGGCCTGGTCGCCGCCATGGGCTACGCCGGCTACCTGGCCTTCCAGTGGATGGACGAGCCCGTCATGGAAAGCCTCCTGATGACGCAGGTGGCGCCGGCCCAGCGGAGCGGGGCCGCGGCGCTGATGTACATGGTCATCTTCTGCGCGAACGCGATGGCGGCGCCGCTGGCGGGTACG